From a region of the Zingiber officinale cultivar Zhangliang chromosome 4B, Zo_v1.1, whole genome shotgun sequence genome:
- the LOC121975812 gene encoding cysteine-rich receptor-like protein kinase 25 isoform X1, protein MFRKEDWSFLHFLILYLIFFNVPRTCAVNFTTNCSEDRYDQSSGFGESLTSLFSSLRSLSSTSNCANTTAGANSNTVYGLYMCQGDLSHSDCHSCITSAIGVINQNCSNSRTGILWYEFCQLRYSDHNFFGIPVTEGHFTINPKEETSSNKPYEVLSSLVQVAPLSKPLMFARNVSNMYPLFAQAQCTSDLSTENCSMCLRTILEAIKSCCIQRKGWRYFTPTCLVRYEPTPFFGNYPNANFTYIIRSRCLPHNFLSSDISSREASLRSLLSDLHSRAPTTGFYSTSSGENSNQLFGLALCRGDLATPSGECTNCLDTAGAAIVDECPNKTEGFMWYSQCFLKYSDQNFFGMLDNNGSIYCDNGQGSSEIDATTNAKARSLVPFVVTNSLMFAADKVAINNTLSSYLLLQCTRDLSIDNCQLCLETGISTVTTACKLTRGWQYLSGSCNVRFETFPFYNETAASRVLELQPEGTTRSRSRKVKIIAIILPLVGAVLLGLFLWCAQQLKRRIGKRKHKLDDHKSQKSRSLIFIDLASIKVATNNFSDENKLGEGGFGPVYKGVFPDGREIAVKRLSQESQQGSTEFKNEVELIAKLQHKNLVKMLGCCVEREEKLLIYEYLSNGSLDSILFADPDKRIQLDWERRFHIISGIAKGLLYLHEDSLLKVIHRDLKSSNVLLDGQMNPKISDFGMAKIYQPEDNEVATRRIVGTYGYMAPEYAIHGVFSVKSDVYSYGVLLLEIVCGLKNGRAHFAEHGKNLPRRVWELWNEDKAASIIDPVLKISCSTDEALKCIHIALLCVHEKAEERPTMSEVVLMLRTEGMVLPKPSQPPDFARRSSGSDGLLFASVTPPSSLKSINEVTDTVAIPR, encoded by the exons ATGTTCAGGAAAGAAGATTGGAGCTTCCTCCACTTTCTAATTCTATATTTGATCTTCTTCAATGTGCCCAGAACTTGTGCTGTCAATTTCACAACTAATTGCAGTGAAGACCGATATGATCAAAGCAGCGGCTTCGGTGAAAGCCTAACcagcctcttctcctctcttaggTCACTCTCTTCCACCTCCAACTGCGCGAATACCACCGCTGGGGCCAATAGCAACACTGTCTATGGGTTATACATGTGCCAGGGTGATCTTTCCCATTCTGACTGCCACAGTTGCATCACTTCTGCAATCGGTGTCATCAACCAAAATTGCTCCAACTCACGCACAGGCATCCTCTGGTATGAATTCTGTCAGCTCCGATACTCTGACCATAACTTCTTTGGTATCCCTGTTACTGAGGGGCACTTCACGATTAATCCCAAAGAGGAAACCAGCTCAAATAAGCCATATGAGGTGCTGTCTAGTTTGGTGCAAGTGGCTCCCTTGAGTAAGCCACTCATGTTTGCAAGGAATGTGTCAAACATGTATCCTTTGTTTGCTCAGGCACAGTGCACTTCAGATCTTAGCACGGAAAATTGTAGCATGTGCTTGAGAACCATCTTGGAAGCCATCAAGAGTTGTTGTATTCAAAGGAAAGGGTGGAGATATTTTACTCCGACTTGTTTGGTTAGATATGAACCAACACCCTTCTTTGGCAACTATCCGAATGCCAATTTTACCTATATCATCCGAAGTCGATGTTTGCCGCATAATTTCCTCTCGAGTGATATCAGCAGCAGGGAGGCCAGCCTTAGAAGTCTTCTTTCTGATTTGCATTCCAGGGCACCTACAACTGGCTTTTACAGCACCTCTTCAGGAGAAAACTCTAACCAGCTATTTGGACTGGCTCTCTGCAGGGGAGATCTTGCCACACCCAGCGGGGAGTGCACTAACTGCCTTGATACAGCAGGTGCTGCAATAGTGGACGAGTGCCCCAATAAGACTGAAGGATTCATGTGGTATAGTCAATGCTTCCTAAAGTACTCGGACCAGAACTTCTTTGGCATGCTGGATAACAATGGCAGCATATACTGTGATAACGGGCAGGGGTCCTCAGAGATTGATGCAACGACAAATGCAAAGGCTCGTAGTCTCGTTCCATTTGTAGTAACTAATTCGTTGATGTTTGCTGCTGATAAGGTTGCAATCAACAACACATTGTCAAGTTATCTCCTACTTCAGTGCACTAGAGATCTTTCTATTGATAACTGTCAGTTATGCTTGGAGACAGGGATCTCTACAGTGACTACTGCATGCAAGCTAACCAGAGGGTGGCAGTACCTGTCTGGTAGCTGCAATGTAAGATTCGAGACCTTTCCTTTCTATAATGAGACTGCTGCATCGAGAGTACTTGAGCTGCAGCCTGAAG GAACAACAAGATCGAGATCACGAAAGGTCAAAATCATTGCAATAATTCTTCCACTCGTGGGAGCAGTACTTCTGGGTCTGTTTCTATGGTGTGCACAACAGCTCAAGAGAAGAATAG GTAAAAGGAAACATAAACTCGATGACCACAAGAGCCAAAAAAGTAGAAGCTTGATCTTCATAGATTTGGCTAGCATAAAAGTTGCTACTAATAATTTCTCTGATGAAAACAAGCTTGGAGAAGGTGGATTTGGACCTGTTTATAAG GGAGTCTTCCCTGATGGAAGAGAAATAGCAGTTAAAAGGTTATCACAAGAATCCCAACAAGGTTCTACTGAATTCAAGAATGAGGTGGAGTTAATTGCAAAGCTTCAGCACAAAAATCTTGTTAAGATGTTAGGATGCTGTGTAGAAAGGGAAGAGAAGCTACTAATCTACGAGTACCTATCCAATGGAAGTCTTGATAGTATTCTCTTTG CGGATCCCGACAAGCGTATTCAGTTGGACTGGGAGAGAAGATTTCACATAATTTCAGGTATTGCCAAGGGCCTTCTCTATCTTCATGAAGATTCACTTCTCAAGGTCATTCACAGGGACCTTAAGTCCAGCAATGTTTTGTTGGACGGCCAAATGAACCCGAAGATATCAGACTTTGGAATGGCAAAGATTTATCAGCCAGAGGATAATGAAGTGGCCACCAGAAGAATTGTTGGAACTTA TGGGTACATGGCCCCAGAATACGCCATCCATGGAGTTTTCTCGGTCAAATCTGACGTATACAGCTACGGGGTTCTACTCTTGGAAATTGTATGTGGGTTAAAGAATGGCAGAGCACATTTTGCTGAACACGGCAAGAACCTTCCGCGGCGA GTATGGGAGCTCTGGAACGAAGACAAAGCAGCTTCAATAATCGATCCAGTGCTCAAGATCAGTTGCTCAACTGATGAAGCACTGAAATGTATCCACATAGCCTTGCTATGTGTGCACGAGAAGGCCGAGGAGAGACCTACCATGTCCGAAGTTGTTCTTATGTTACGAACTGAAGGCATGGTGCTTCCTAAACCTAGCCAACCTCCAGACTTTGCAAGGCGGAGTTCTGGGTCAGATGGTTTGCTGTTTGCATCAGTAACACCTCCATCATCACTCAAGTCTATCAATGAAGTGACTGACACTGTGGCTATTCCCAGGTAG
- the LOC121975812 gene encoding cysteine-rich receptor-like protein kinase 15 isoform X2: MHEGEIKNLTCAVNFTTNCSEDRYDQSSGFGESLTSLFSSLRSLSSTSNCANTTAGANSNTVYGLYMCQGDLSHSDCHSCITSAIGVINQNCSNSRTGILWYEFCQLRYSDHNFFGIPVTEGHFTINPKEETSSNKPYEVLSSLVQVAPLSKPLMFARNVSNMYPLFAQAQCTSDLSTENCSMCLRTILEAIKSCCIQRKGWRYFTPTCLVRYEPTPFFGNYPNANFTYIIRSRCLPHNFLSSDISSREASLRSLLSDLHSRAPTTGFYSTSSGENSNQLFGLALCRGDLATPSGECTNCLDTAGAAIVDECPNKTEGFMWYSQCFLKYSDQNFFGMLDNNGSIYCDNGQGSSEIDATTNAKARSLVPFVVTNSLMFAADKVAINNTLSSYLLLQCTRDLSIDNCQLCLETGISTVTTACKLTRGWQYLSGSCNVRFETFPFYNETAASRVLELQPEGTTRSRSRKVKIIAIILPLVGAVLLGLFLWCAQQLKRRIGKRKHKLDDHKSQKSRSLIFIDLASIKVATNNFSDENKLGEGGFGPVYKGVFPDGREIAVKRLSQESQQGSTEFKNEVELIAKLQHKNLVKMLGCCVEREEKLLIYEYLSNGSLDSILFADPDKRIQLDWERRFHIISGIAKGLLYLHEDSLLKVIHRDLKSSNVLLDGQMNPKISDFGMAKIYQPEDNEVATRRIVGTYGYMAPEYAIHGVFSVKSDVYSYGVLLLEIVCGLKNGRAHFAEHGKNLPRRVWELWNEDKAASIIDPVLKISCSTDEALKCIHIALLCVHEKAEERPTMSEVVLMLRTEGMVLPKPSQPPDFARRSSGSDGLLFASVTPPSSLKSINEVTDTVAIPR, from the exons AACTTGTGCTGTCAATTTCACAACTAATTGCAGTGAAGACCGATATGATCAAAGCAGCGGCTTCGGTGAAAGCCTAACcagcctcttctcctctcttaggTCACTCTCTTCCACCTCCAACTGCGCGAATACCACCGCTGGGGCCAATAGCAACACTGTCTATGGGTTATACATGTGCCAGGGTGATCTTTCCCATTCTGACTGCCACAGTTGCATCACTTCTGCAATCGGTGTCATCAACCAAAATTGCTCCAACTCACGCACAGGCATCCTCTGGTATGAATTCTGTCAGCTCCGATACTCTGACCATAACTTCTTTGGTATCCCTGTTACTGAGGGGCACTTCACGATTAATCCCAAAGAGGAAACCAGCTCAAATAAGCCATATGAGGTGCTGTCTAGTTTGGTGCAAGTGGCTCCCTTGAGTAAGCCACTCATGTTTGCAAGGAATGTGTCAAACATGTATCCTTTGTTTGCTCAGGCACAGTGCACTTCAGATCTTAGCACGGAAAATTGTAGCATGTGCTTGAGAACCATCTTGGAAGCCATCAAGAGTTGTTGTATTCAAAGGAAAGGGTGGAGATATTTTACTCCGACTTGTTTGGTTAGATATGAACCAACACCCTTCTTTGGCAACTATCCGAATGCCAATTTTACCTATATCATCCGAAGTCGATGTTTGCCGCATAATTTCCTCTCGAGTGATATCAGCAGCAGGGAGGCCAGCCTTAGAAGTCTTCTTTCTGATTTGCATTCCAGGGCACCTACAACTGGCTTTTACAGCACCTCTTCAGGAGAAAACTCTAACCAGCTATTTGGACTGGCTCTCTGCAGGGGAGATCTTGCCACACCCAGCGGGGAGTGCACTAACTGCCTTGATACAGCAGGTGCTGCAATAGTGGACGAGTGCCCCAATAAGACTGAAGGATTCATGTGGTATAGTCAATGCTTCCTAAAGTACTCGGACCAGAACTTCTTTGGCATGCTGGATAACAATGGCAGCATATACTGTGATAACGGGCAGGGGTCCTCAGAGATTGATGCAACGACAAATGCAAAGGCTCGTAGTCTCGTTCCATTTGTAGTAACTAATTCGTTGATGTTTGCTGCTGATAAGGTTGCAATCAACAACACATTGTCAAGTTATCTCCTACTTCAGTGCACTAGAGATCTTTCTATTGATAACTGTCAGTTATGCTTGGAGACAGGGATCTCTACAGTGACTACTGCATGCAAGCTAACCAGAGGGTGGCAGTACCTGTCTGGTAGCTGCAATGTAAGATTCGAGACCTTTCCTTTCTATAATGAGACTGCTGCATCGAGAGTACTTGAGCTGCAGCCTGAAG GAACAACAAGATCGAGATCACGAAAGGTCAAAATCATTGCAATAATTCTTCCACTCGTGGGAGCAGTACTTCTGGGTCTGTTTCTATGGTGTGCACAACAGCTCAAGAGAAGAATAG GTAAAAGGAAACATAAACTCGATGACCACAAGAGCCAAAAAAGTAGAAGCTTGATCTTCATAGATTTGGCTAGCATAAAAGTTGCTACTAATAATTTCTCTGATGAAAACAAGCTTGGAGAAGGTGGATTTGGACCTGTTTATAAG GGAGTCTTCCCTGATGGAAGAGAAATAGCAGTTAAAAGGTTATCACAAGAATCCCAACAAGGTTCTACTGAATTCAAGAATGAGGTGGAGTTAATTGCAAAGCTTCAGCACAAAAATCTTGTTAAGATGTTAGGATGCTGTGTAGAAAGGGAAGAGAAGCTACTAATCTACGAGTACCTATCCAATGGAAGTCTTGATAGTATTCTCTTTG CGGATCCCGACAAGCGTATTCAGTTGGACTGGGAGAGAAGATTTCACATAATTTCAGGTATTGCCAAGGGCCTTCTCTATCTTCATGAAGATTCACTTCTCAAGGTCATTCACAGGGACCTTAAGTCCAGCAATGTTTTGTTGGACGGCCAAATGAACCCGAAGATATCAGACTTTGGAATGGCAAAGATTTATCAGCCAGAGGATAATGAAGTGGCCACCAGAAGAATTGTTGGAACTTA TGGGTACATGGCCCCAGAATACGCCATCCATGGAGTTTTCTCGGTCAAATCTGACGTATACAGCTACGGGGTTCTACTCTTGGAAATTGTATGTGGGTTAAAGAATGGCAGAGCACATTTTGCTGAACACGGCAAGAACCTTCCGCGGCGA GTATGGGAGCTCTGGAACGAAGACAAAGCAGCTTCAATAATCGATCCAGTGCTCAAGATCAGTTGCTCAACTGATGAAGCACTGAAATGTATCCACATAGCCTTGCTATGTGTGCACGAGAAGGCCGAGGAGAGACCTACCATGTCCGAAGTTGTTCTTATGTTACGAACTGAAGGCATGGTGCTTCCTAAACCTAGCCAACCTCCAGACTTTGCAAGGCGGAGTTCTGGGTCAGATGGTTTGCTGTTTGCATCAGTAACACCTCCATCATCACTCAAGTCTATCAATGAAGTGACTGACACTGTGGCTATTCCCAGGTAG